The DNA sequence GTGGGAATCAGAGTCCTGTAAAATCGATGAAGAGATTCCATTAAAGAACTCGGGTGAATCTATGTTTGGTCCATATACATTAAACAGAGTTATTTTCCGACCTCCGTGTTCAATCAGAACTCTGACCCATCTGCCCTGGAGATCATGCGAGGAGGCGATAATTTTGATATTTTGATTGTTACGGATTAGAATCAACACCCCACCCTTTTTCTCTATGGCAGGGGAGTAAAATGCAGGCAAAGACCACCCGAATCTGACTTTATCAGAGGCCACACTGtccagatgggtctcttgtagcaTAATAATATCAGGTGTTTGTTGTTCAAGGTATAGCAGTATTTTCTTTAGTTTAATCAAGTTATTAAGCCCCTTAGTATTTAAGGATATACATTTAAGGGTCATGTAAGTGTGTATATGGATTTACAGAAAATTGGAGACATACAAGCTTCATGGAGGCAGTAAtataaaataattgtaaatatCTGTTGCACAACCTATGGAAAAAAGACAAGTTAATATACTGCAGTGCCTGAGACAGTAAAGGACCAAAATATCTAAGAAATGACCTAAAGTCAAACATTGCGAAACACATGTGCACTGTGAGAGTGAAACAGCAGCTATGAAAGCGAAGCACCCATATGAATGAGACAGTACAATATATGCAGTGGAATAAACAAGAACAACATGATGTAATAAACAATGAGCAATGAGAGATAAATCAgaacaagagacagaacaattaatGAACTATTGCAATCAGCAAGATACCATAATACAGACAAGATGGCTCAGTAAACAGCCCCAGTGTAGTGGTTAAACCTGGTGAATGGGGGTAGGAGACTGCAATTCAATAAAAGCTGCTAAATCCTCTGGGTTAGTGTAATCTTTGGTTTGATTGAAGAGAGTGACTCTCATCCTAGCAGGGTATAACATGCCAAATTTAGCGTTGAGCTGCTTTAATTGAGGCCGATATGAGAGCAGTTTCTTTCTCCTTGCAGCCGTGGTTTTGCTCAGGTCAGGCAGGAAAAGAATGGTGGCTCCGTCGTGTTTAATAGGTGCTCTGATTTTAGCACGCTGCATAATGTCTAAGACATGCTGGTAACGGAGGAGTTTAATAACCACCGGTCGAGGGAAGCGGTCATTAGGATTTTTAGCAGAAGGTACTctgtgtgccctttcaatttcaaactcaCGTGTGAAGGTAAGGTCCAGCAGTTTTGGAATTAAATCCTCCAGAAATGTAACCAAATTGTTGTCATGTGATCCTTCCTTAAGCCCAAGTAGACGAATATTGCAGCGACGTGACCTGTTATTATTATCTTCCAGTTCTGACTCTAGGAAGGCAATTTTCCTTGTATGAGCTTTCAGCTCAGCCATGTGCTGTGATGtggactccattttgtcttccagagTCTGAACTCGGGTCTGGAGCAGTGAAAAGTCAGTAGTCAGGGTAGTTAGCTTTTCATTTATTTCCTCCGTTGCAGCTTTAGTGTCAGAGACTAAATTTTTTAACTCCCGAAGTTCAGCTAGTATCTCTGAAGCACTTCCGGAATCGGGACCCGGCAACGGTACTTTAGAGGGCGACGGGGGGTCCGGTTTGTGACGCTTATTTACCTTTTTGTCTGCCATTTCGCCGAGCAAAAAGTAGCGATTCTGAATGGGGACACCTGGAACTTGCCTGTTCTTAATTTTTAAAGCGGTTCTGAGCGCCGACGCAGCGCTGCAAATTGTGATTTTCCgttcgggtgcaggagctccaCATTCAAGCTGCCATCACAcgtgggctcaacagcgcccccccgAGGCACATATATTTCAATTTGGGCATAACAGAATTTTGAGGTCTGGTAGACTCACACTTCTTAAGCAGCCATCACATGATATTGGGTCCTACATAGGGGACCCCCCGAAGGGGAGATGGTCAAAGCCTGCATGAGAGGTTTGAGGTAAAGGACCAGGCAAGGGGACAATAGATTAGGGGGCTTGTTTTGAAAGAGCAGGAAAGGTCAAGACACATGTAAATGGGACTGGTTATGGGCAGGGAGGGGAAAGATAGTCTGTTTCTGTATCTGCTGGCCTAAAGGCAAAATTCTGGACTTCAGGGATTGCCTACGTGTTTTGGAAATGGAATATAAAAAGGAGGAGGTGGCTGGAGTCGGGAGATGTGTGTACAGGAGATGCTTTTGTGGACATAAGACACAACAATAAAGGAAGCAGTCATGAAAGGAGTTAGCATGTGCAGAGTATGAAGTGGCGGAGCAGGAATGAGTTACAGCATCACTGTCTGACTTAGCTGCATGCATCTGTGAGAGCTGAAGAAAGGTAAAGAAAAgtacaaaaaagaaaagtaagaaaAAGACTAAGAATATGAAGGAAGGATTGAAACAAAAGGGCACAAGGCTATGCAACTCAGAATATCCCTACAGACCAGGGAAAGATAGACATTGTGCCTGCGTGCTTGgacgtggtgagcgtgttgtcggggcagcggctgacttaggagaggagaggagaggagaggtgaggCTGCGCGCATGTTCattcaggatggcggccggcttggattgggagccgggaggcgctgacggacagcagaggcatcggccgaagcgggagggcagccgcacggggactccgagggaaggaagccaccactttggaagcgctgcagcacccgcagggccaccattgcaaatagagctcgtttatcggggcagtgctcggtttgcgagacaaaagtttgttgagtgttttgcttgtcttgcaaaacactcgcaaacactgtactttactgacctgaggaacgtagagagaggggagacatgattgagacttttaaatatatcacgggccgcattgaggtggaagacgatatcttctttcttaaaggaccttcaaccacaagaggtcatctgctgaaaatcaaaggcgggcaatttcatggcgacgccaggaagtatttcttcaccgaaagggtagtcgatcattggaatgaacttccattgcaggtgattaacgccagcagcgtgctcgattttaaaaagaaatgggatatgtatgtgggatctctagccgggtgaagtctgggggtgggtcattagcgtgggcagacttgatgggctacagcccttttctgccgtcatattctatgtttctatgtttctatgagaaaagaggttttggcctctgaaagctaattgaataatgtattagtccaataaaatggtattaatttattttccattttttgttttattccccccaccccccattatgGCCCCCTTTCATGAAGCCACGACAATATTAGttctgacgcttataggaattctatgagcatcagagctgttactgccaaggccagcgataaaaaaggctaatgcggcttcataaaaggggaggtttATGAAGCCACGTGGGGGgttttatcgccggccatggcggtaaaagctccgatgctcatagaattcatatgagctttggagcttttaccgctgagacctgcaataaaaaaaaccctaatgcagtttcataaaggggggggggggtgcatttagtcatttgtaaagtggtgattgctatttttctgttttttaaaatttacatctgctagctttatattttgcacaatattaggagacatgcatcactgtttctatttctgtggtgttgcattgtttaGCAGAGTCCAGCaacttggtggttcagtttaacttttatctacatacagtggtgcctcgcataacggacgcctcgcacagcgaacgctgcgcataacgaactttttgtcttgctccctataacgaacttcgtttcacacaacgaagtcgcccgaggggcccgaggggggggcggaactactctcgccgcttcctaatgtgagccgggaacagcagcaccctcctgtctgaatgcagtgttccatcatctccctccaccttaccttagataccgagttttccggctttctttttcggccagccacacactttcaaagagcagcacatgcgcgcatgctctgttgttcaatcttctcctctgacgcaaccggaaaccggaagttgcaggagaggagaacattgatcaactccagcagctgcgcgtgcacagctttttgaaatcgtgcggctgggtgaaaaagaaagctggcaaactctgcatataaggtgaggtggagggagggaaatgtagggctgcagaacgaattattttgttttacatgtattcttatgggaaaacagggctgcagaacgaattattttgttttacatgtattcttatgggaaaacgcgtttcacacaacgaacttttcgcataacaaacttgctcctggaacgaattaagttcgttgtgtgaggcaccactgtatttctattttactctgcccccccccctttttttttttttacaaaaccgtagaggggcataatcaaaaaaaatgtctaagtccccttttggcctaaggccttaaacgttgaaagtagaagcagggaaaatgtccataatcaaaaaaaatatccaaaaggagggttttttttataatggccggcctctaccttcagctgtttaaactCCCAGACCACCCAccacactacgtctaaacttataccccatAAAGAACCTAAAAAATGCcttagccccaaacgtccaacacaagggcttttaggcaaaggaggagccagtccttcgcctaaaagctggattctgtaaccgatgtctgtcaaaaacaacaccggttacagaatccaacccccccccccgacatcgggGCAGAAGGGAACCCAAGCTCTCCTACCCCACAATCCCCAAACCCCCGATTacgtttggggcaggagggagcccaagccctcctgccccgcgatccccaaccccccctcccccccgattacgttcagggcaggagggaacccaagccctcctggcctctcaccccccaccccttacaagatcgggcaggatccccaaccccccctgaATGTAatcgggggaaggggggttggggatcacagagcaggagggcttgggctccctcttgccccgatgttgttgggggagggtgatgtatcgcggcaggagagatgcctcatctcccctaccgcgatgccatcactcctctactcaaactgccacaacccacggcaggagagatagagcatctctcctgccgcgggtcgtggcagttcgtagaggagtgatggcatcgcggtaggggagatgaggcatctttcctgccgcgatcattgctgtaaggggtaggcaggttgctgggtccgctgagctgatcgcagcagccacgatcagctcagcggcccctttttcggcacttagacctgttttgacttcgtctaagtcaaaacgtataagtgccgactaggcaacttgtcaaatgttttggttatacctactgcacgcctaggtctaggtcggcccaccgcccgccctttcccctcctctaaaaacgcctcttttctctctgtgtgtttagaggcaggggaaaggcctaagctggttttagatatatctaaaaccagctttgattatggatacttggatgatcaggctttttgatcatccatgtagccatttaggccactttttagatgttgttgtttttttattatgaaccccatagtgtggtttttagctccGGTCACAGTGGTAAcaactccagtgctcataggaattctttgagcgtcagagctgttaccgctgtggccagtgTTAAAAACCGCTCTATagttttattattaaaaaaaatggagggggggtttagtttgtgattacatattccatactggcgaagatgttttctgtgttctgtgtgtatgaaggatatggttctctgttagcattgactgtgcaggataagTCTCgtagtctgacttgtttagttttacagtgagtgagtatataagatgctgccgtttcctaggtacattcttgttgTGCAGTGTGTGGAatgttactaaaaatcacgtttttcatatagatgacgggggggggggggtcaaaaaatgatgggcccccggtgtcacatatgctaggtacgccactggctgcagTTAAGTAACTTTATAagttgtcacctgccggggtcttggTAAAGTTAAGAAGACCTCCGGTAGAGGGTAGCacactcctgacgtggctcccaaagggggagacctcactggtgtctcactatcttgggctttgctaaaaataaagcaccgtgagtcaagttgaacaCAATAATGTGAGAAGTTTAATTAGTCACTTGCCACATAAATCATATCAGATATTATTATAGTCCAagtttcctttcttcccaaaccagggcaaaaagaaagaaaacagaaaacaaaaagacttttaactttcaccccagtccagtgaaagcacagcaagcttgctATCAGTTAtacttccagtccaggttttagggcTTGCTCTCCCTGATCACACAGTCTCTGAAAAAAACACTGCACAATTAGTCTCTTAGGTAATTATCCAGCCTTGAGCTGGAGTCCTGGGCTTACTAAccaacacagtccagtttcttcaccaggtatttacagtcttgcatataaagtaaactttaagccaaaaacaaaagacaaaaactgaagccttactacaggctcctaaatttccagccttgattagctcacagtcctttgTGCTTCTCTTGAGCTCCTGCACAGCTGCAATGTAGCAAtccaatcaagctggtgcagccCTGCTCTAAGCTTGTTTTTACAGCACAAATAATCAAAACAGTTCTGCCAAAAAACTTCTCTCCACTATTACTCCTGTACAGCCTTGTACCTGTAGTGTTCAGTGGAAAGttgccaagcccacatccatggcttcttccataacggtctccagcatacacccttcatccaggtccatgctttctggtgtatccagctgctctgctggttcctgaggcattggagcctcacactccattggctctggagtgaggtctggccttctcctggcccggagaactctctctctcagactctcttgggcagcctcctttaatgctctggagagctgcttaacaggcttagggccacgccctacactgggtgatcgtgtgcctagcttgtgtgttcttgggctccccctcaggctacagggtagaatatcactgggagcttgattaaatcccttagtgtgactggaagcttttctgggctgggcagttaacctatactcagggcactgctctaggctagaagactcaggataggcagctaggctttcaggatcttcttcctgatccttctcagtgagagtctggtctcgagtaagagactgagaccgggttttcactctgacatgaccgtctcggggagcggaaatgtcacatacCCCCTCACTTAAAGGCTGCCtagtctgaggcttctgctggggTGTCTCGTACATTCTAGACAGAGCCTCCACATTGGGGTTAAGCTTAGCTAGTACATCAATACCGCCTACGGGTTTTATTAAACTTCTTCCCCTGATTAGTAGGTAATGGGTCAGGATCCATGAAATCGTCGGGCCACTGCAGTACTGGAGTTTCATACCCTGCCTGTACCCCTGGGCTAGTCTCCCCACCCGACTCCTCCAACACGTCCATTCTCTGAGCCAGGGCGGACACTGCCTGTCTGACTTCTCCTAACTCTTTTTCCCGAAGGGCATTAACCTGTTGATGTAGCTTGTCCATATCCTCACTTGCTTCGTCCAGTGAGTCAGCCATCTTCCCGAAGTGGCGTTCCCACCGTTCGATGCCTGCCTCATTTTGTTTGGCCAGCAACTGAGCCTCTGTTTCTTTTCCCGCTAGTCGGTCTTTAAGCTCTTCCGTTTTTTTAAGCCTCACCAACATATCTTGGCCGCGAGTTTGTTCCTCCTGTAGCTGTTTCCTTACTTGCTGCACTTGCCCATACATTTGAGCGAGGTCTTTTTGTAACTTCTCTACCTCCGCTCCTGTTGAACTGGCCTGGTTGCTAGCTGTTTCGGGTGTAATTATCTGTGGGCTTGCCTGATTCTGACCTGCCTTTAGTTTCTCCAGTTCCTCTCGTAAGGATTTTATCTCTTCCCGGAGAGTTTGGTCCTGTTCAGTTTGTTTCCCTTTCCCCGGTGGCTGGGACTCCCCGTCTTGCCCTTTATCTGAGGATCCGAACCCTTTTACTCCCCTTTGAGTATCGGGAAGTTCTTTATATTTTGTCAATTTCGGGTGCCAAATGCGCTCACAAATCATTTGAGCGATTCGGTCCCCGGGGCAGATCTTATAGTCAGTATTGCTCTGGTTAACTAGCAACACGGCTAAGTTACCCCTATAGTCCGGGTCAACCACCCCTGCGGCCACATCTATAGCGTGCCGTAGAGCTAACCCTGACCTCGGCGCTATCCTCAAGTAAGAGCCCGGTGGCGAGGACACCTGTATGTCTGTATTAATCAGTGCCCGGTTCTGCGCTGGGACTACCTGTTCTTGGGCGGCGTACAAATCGTACCCCGCGGCACCGTCATAAGCCCTTGTAGGAATATGGGCTTTATCAGATAAGGGAGCCCATCTTATCACCGGTTTCCAATTCGTACTTGGCCCCCGggtactctctctcctcccccaggAGTAACCTTGGGACTGGTTTCGTACCACTCTAGCCCCCATCACCCATTTCTGCTTGTGAAGGGGTTCACGCACCGCCTCTCCAGCTTGGGCGACCTGTTGGGTTAGGCCTGCCCAGTCCTTCCCTAGAACTACTGGATATGGTGAAAAGTCCACCACCACTACCTTCATGTCCCAACTTCCCCTCTTCGTCTCTATGAGCATTTGGCGGAGAGGGTATTCCCGGGAGTCCCCATGTATACAGGCAAGGAAGACGGATTCGGGCCCTTCCCTGGGATGGCCTGCCTTACCAATCTGTTTCCACAGTCTGCGTGAAATCACAGATTGTTCGGCACCAGTATCCACTAGAGCTTGAACTCTTTTCCCAGCTATCAAGATGGGCACCTGGTAAGGTCCGGTCTGGTTTAACCCAGAGGCCCTGCACACTACGAGGTCTCTTTTCTCCCGACAATATCGCTGGGTATGCCCCTGCTTCCCACACTTGAAGCACCGGAGGCTCGTATCATGCCCTGTCTTCCTAGGAGTACTGGGTTGTGGTTTCCTCTGGGAGGAATTCTGGGAATCCAGTGACTTGGACCATGGAGGCTGTTCTCTCCATGTTTCCCCTCTACTGGGCCTATCAGCTTTTCCTTCCTCAAAAGAGTTCTGAGCATCTATGAAGGCTTCGGCTGCCTCCACTACCTCTGGTAAAGTCTGACAGACTTGCCTGCGGATCCATCCCCTCAAATCTTTGGGGACTGCTTCGAGCACCTGCTCTTTCACAACCTCCGCAAAGAGGGCTCTAGGATCCGACAGGTGAGGCTGTAGCCACCTTTCTGCCAGTTTTGACAGCCTCTGTACCAACGCTTTGGGTCTTTCTTTTGCTAGTAACTGCGTGGCTCTAAACTTCTGTCGGTAGTGCTCACAGGTATATCCTAGGTAATCTAAGATGTGTGTTCTTACTGTGGCATAATTACTAGCTTGCTCAGGACTGAGAGTCTGAAAGGCAGATAGAGTTTCCCCGGCCAGGCAAGGCAACAGACGCACGGCCCACTGATCAGGGGGCCATCCGGCTGCTGTTGCAATACGCTCGAAGGCGTTTAAAAATTCATCAGGCGCGTCCCCAGGAGAAATTTTGCACAAATTCAATGTGTGTAATGGAATTTGTCCTACCATGGGCTGCGCCGGAGGACCCGGCGGATGCGCTGCGCCTGGGTTGGTCACCATAGGGTGTAATGTCTGAGCAAAGACCTTGGTCTGCTCGCCCATGGCCAATAGGATTTCATCATGTTGCCGCCTCGCGGCTTGCTGTCCAGAATGCCACATCTCCTGATTCGCTTTTATCAGGTTCTGTATGTCCTCTGAATGTTGACGTCTTTCTTGCGCCAGCACCGCTAGGAATTGCTGTGGGTCCATCCTCCGACCTGTGTAAAAAGACAAACACAAAAAAGGAAACCCAAGTGCGGTCTCACCAGAGAGAGTAAACTATCCCTCTTTGTTTTAACCCCGAGGAGTATCTTAACCGATACCTCTCGTATCCTCGTCAGTCCCCTCCCTAGGTACTCTTTACCTGAGGTACTgacgagtctgcgcctttggtaaataggcctccttggcctccagtcgttctggCTGTGCTTGTACGTCCTGTTACTCCCGACTCAGGCACTTCCTTCTGGTCTGGTCCTTCCGGTGGTCCCTCAGAAGTATAGCCGGGCGTGGTTCCGGCAGCGTCGTCCTGCGTCACGGGAACACTCCAAAAGAAAAattatgaagcaaaaaaaaactgcaaaattttcgtttttttttttttctttctttataggTTCAAACTTGAAACCACCAGTAGAGTGTGCTAAAATCCCACCACTGCTACCAttttgtcacctgccggggtcttggTAAAGTTAAGAAGACCTCCGGTAGAGGGTAGCacactcctgacgtggctcccaaagggggagacctcactggtgtctcactatcttgggctttgctaaaaataaagcaccgtgagtcaagttgaacaCAATAATGTGAGAAGTTTAATTAGTCACTTGCCACATAAATCATATCAGATATTATTATAGTCCAagtttcctttcttcccaaaccagggcaaaaagaaagaaaacagaaaacaaaaagacttttaactttcaccccagtccagtgaaagcacagcaagcttgctATCAGTTAtacttccagtccaggttttagggcTTGCTCTCCCTGATCACACAGTCTCTGAAAAAAACACTGCACAATTAGTCTCTTAGGCAATTATCCAGCCTTGAGCTGGAGTCCTGGGCTTACTAAccaacacagtccagtttcttcaccaggtatttacagtcttgcatataaagtaaactttaagccaaaaacaaaagacaaaaactgaagccttactacaggctcctaaatttccagccttgattagctcacagtcctttgTGCTTCTCTTGAGCTCCTGCACAGCTGCAATGTAGCAAtccaatcaagctggtgcagccCTGCTCTAAGCTTGTTTTTACAGCACAAATAATCAAAACAGTTCTGCCAAAAAACTTCTCTCCACTATTACTCCTGTACAGCCTTGTACCTGTAGTGTTCAGTGGAAAGttgccaagcccacatccatggcttcttccataacggtctccagcatacacccttcatccaggtccatgctttctggtgtatccagctgctctgctggttcctgaggcattggagcctcacactccattggctctggagtgaggtctggccttctcctggcccggagaactctctctctcagactctcttgggcagcctcctttaatgctctggagagctgcttaacaggcttagggccacgccctacactgggtgatcgtgtgcctagcttgtgtgttcttgggctccccctcaggctacagggtagaatatcactgggagcttgattaaatcccttagtgtgactggaagcttttctgggctgggcagttaacctatactcagggcactgctctaggctagaagactcaggataggcagctaggctttcaggatcttcttcctgatccttctcagtgagagtctggtctcgagtaagagactgagaccgggttttcactctgacatgaccgtctcggggagcggaaatgtcacatagTGTAGTTGCCTCAATGTTGATGGATGGTCTTTTCCTGGGTCTCACCCTGCTGTCTGTAAGTTGTGTCTTCTCATCTTCTTCACCTCTgatcttcagcatcttctctaccGCATGTTTTCTCTCTTGTTCCTCTTCACTGTATATCATAGCTTACAGAACAGATTCGCTATAACCATACCAAGCTGACCTTCTCACTGTAGGCATGACTATCTTCATTACCTCACCACACTGTTCTTTCAATAGTTGCAGCTGGAAGAGGAGATGCCTAGGACCTTGTGTccaattgctatttatttttatattgaatcagtaacccccctcctttacaaagctagcTTTTTAAGCACCGGCcactgcggtaacagctcggatgctcataagaattctaagagCATCGGAACTGTTACTGCGGTGGCCGGCACtataaatgctagcgcagctttctAAAGGATGGGGGTAAACCATGCAACGCCCAACATAGAACACAACAATCATTCTTAAGCTTTTCAGGTTTTTTCCTTTCAGATTATGCTTGGAAATCCATAGTCTCATGAACCTTAGAACCATTGTGAGCCATTTGCTatgtgatataagaacataagaattgccgctactgggtcataccagtggtccatcatgtccagcagtccgctcacacggcgtccctctggtcaaagaccagcgccctaactaagactagccctaccagcgtacgctcttgttcaccaggaacttgtctaactttgtcttgaatccctggagggtgttttcccctatgacagactccaggagagcgttccagttttctaccactctctgggtgaagaagaacttccttacgttcgtacagaatctatcccctttcaactttagagagtgtcctctcgttctccctaccttggagagggtgaacaacctgtccttatctactaagtctatctccttcagtaccttgaatacaAAGTGACACAGGTCCTATTTCCAACAGAGCCAGATCATTTGGCACAACACTTGTT is a window from the Geotrypetes seraphini chromosome 1, aGeoSer1.1, whole genome shotgun sequence genome containing:
- the LOC117354442 gene encoding uncharacterized protein LOC117354442; this translates as MGARVVRNQSQGYSWGRRESTRGPSTNWKPVIRWAPLSDKAHIPTRAYDGAAGYDLYAAQEQVVPAQNRALINTDIQVSSPPGSYLRIAPRSGLALRHAIDVAAGVVDPDYRGNLAVLLVNQSNTDYKICPGDRIAQMICERIWHPKLTKYKELPDTQRGVKGFGSSDKGQDGESQPPGKGKQTEQDQTLREEIKSLREELEKLKAGQNQASPQIITPETASNQASSTGAEVEKLQKDLAQMYGQVQQVRKQLQEEQTRGQDMLVRLKKTEELKDRLAGKETEAQLLAKQNEAGIERWERHFGKMADSLDEASEDMDKLHQQVNALREKELGEVRQAVSALAQRMDVLEESGGETSPGVQAGYETPVLQWPDDFMDPDPLPTNQGKKFNKTRRRY